DNA sequence from the Pomacea canaliculata isolate SZHN2017 linkage group LG7, ASM307304v1, whole genome shotgun sequence genome:
TCGAGAAAAATTTGAAAAGGCATTGTCACCTAAAGTTAAGGGAATATGGAACCTCCATGTGCTAACCAGAGATATGCCTCTTGACTTCTTTGTAATGCACTCGTCCATTGCTTCAGTACTGGGAAACCAAGGGCAGACAAACTACTGTGCCGGAAACGCCTTTTTGGATGGGCTGGCCTACTTCCGCCGTAGCCTCGGTCTGGCTGCTCAGTCTTTGAGCTGGGGACCACTGAATGTTGGACTACTGAGCGACAAGGAAAGTGTCAAACAGAAACTTGAGACCTCTGGTTACCTTCTAATGTCTGTACAGGAAATTCGAGACAGTTTGTCTCCCTTGCTGATGCTGAACTGGCCTCACTGCTCTCCCGTGAAGCTAGACGAGAAGAGGTTTGCTAGGCGGCTAGCAGGGAACTCGGACCACTCGCTGCTCGCTCGTCTACAAATGTCTGTGTCTTTAGATGAACAGACAGGAGGGAACGAAGTCACCGTCGATATTCATGCTGCGAAATCACTGGATCCAGAGCGAAGACAACAAACTTGCTCTTCATACATCACCAATCTGGCCTGTAAGATCCTGACCATCGCGGATCGCTCACTGGTTACCATGGACACCAGCCTTGTAGACCTGGGTTTCGATTCAATTTCGTCGAGAATGATGATCGATCAGGTGTACAAAGACACAGGTGTGGAACTCACCTTACTCCCCTTCGTCACTGGAGAGGCGACAGTTCGCACGCTTGCTGAAATTGTGAATAAAATGATTGCATGATCTTCAATATTTCATGAAGATTTGAGAAACAAatacttatttctttaaaagaaaatgaatgttgATTTAATGATGCTAAAAATCTCGTTTAACTGGTAAAGTTAGATCgaaacatttttaagaaaaataatgcagcagggaaataaatattcatctAATGTTACGACGGGTCTGggtaaaaagacatttttgattattttaaattatgctTCCACGAAAGATAAGAGGATAGCCTCGTTGTTAGGTCAGAGAGTcatccccccttttttttcaagtgtggGTTCTGTAAAGAAGTGATCTGAAACTtccttagtttttatttattttttattgttaagatTTTTTGGCAAGTGGGATGAGCCACAATAGATGTAATATCAAAGCCATAATATTTGTTCATTGATTTGACAATGATCTtatcattttatcttttccaaTTTATAACCAGTATTTTCTAGTGTAATGGCATTGTGTTTGCGTCCCCAGTTTATGTAAATGCATTATGATTGCTTTAAATAACTACTTACCATGATTGAAATTCAACtaatgaaaatgtatttctttatcAGATATATATTTCGATCTATCAACCTACgaagttacattaaaaaaaatctgtaatgtaAAATATTGAGAATCATTGGAGGATAAACCCAAGgccatttttacagtttttttgagagatgaaagagaatgaaagctaaaaatctgcatttttaatacgaaaacaattttttaaaatgtcttttgaaCCTTTagggtagtttttttttattgtgaaaaaCTCTTGAGGGTTTAATTGATTAATCCTATTATTTATGGTGCTGATTGCTGTATAGCTTTCgtataaaattttattctgCAGTTCTCATTTTACATTacaaatttatcattcacgtGCTAAATATACATGATTTTTGATATTGCATATACTTTTTACTTgcataaactttattatttagttGACAACAAtagttaaattaaatatatatgaaCAGTATATGCATGTTTTGAACGTTAAACAAATGGATTTAATTGTTAAATCACGTGGCGCTTAAACAAATCATGCTTTAGTTTGTGTGTcgaatttttttcagtattaaaACTGAATTGTcttgttaaaaagaaagcttaaCGTTTTGTTTACAATCAACCCTAATTACATTGCaatattatttaaagcattgCATACACTGTTCTTAAGcagtaaagttttatttttatacatgttGAAAATAACTGATCTTCATTATGTAACATCTGACTCACTTGAAGAGATTTCCATTCcctttcaaaatttattaaatcatGTATGATAATGAATGtgtctgaatttttttactAAAGTAAGAATTGCAATAttgcttgttttgttcttgAACCTtactacaaataaaatttaatttttagtaTTTCTCAATATCGTcccagaaaaagtaaaagttaagtTAGAATAAACATTAAgctttaaatattacttactattttttataattagcaGTAGTTTGGGTACAAATCCAAGTTTTATTCAGTAACCTACAACTACTGCAAAAATGGCGCTTGGTCAACTACAACTTGTCTACTTTTAAACATAACCTATTTGGTTgacttgtttttccttttcccagctgttaaagggaaataatccatTCTAGACCAAATCCTGAATTCACCaggagttttctcccttctgtGTTTAGTCATTTAGTTATAGCACGATGTGTTGTACGGCTTTACCCTAGTAGGACATCTTCACACGACTGCAAACTACGCGGAGAGCGTGAGTTTTAAGCAAAGAAACACATAAAACTCATCGGACATacactcacctctctctctctctgtgtaacAACCTCCCTGCACACCTCAAGTAATCGGAATTCCCTCTACAACACCTCATAGGACTCCCACACCATCTCTTATCAAAAGCGTTGATCGtcaaacaattttaagaaaactttcaCCAATAGACCACAGTGCCCTAAGGATTCCAACTACACCTTTCTTGGCATGACTAGTCCTGTCATTGAAAGCATAAGAGAAGGACAGACGAGAGGAATGACATAGCCCGTGAAAGGAAaagctgtcttttattttgtgagagGAAGGGGTGTTTGTTTATGCGAGACATGAAAATGTGCTGTGAAtgaaagaatacaaaagaataaaatgttaaccatacaatacaaacaatacaaacGGATTACATCGTGGCAAAGATAAACAAGAGTTGGCTTCCATTAACCTTCCATACAGTCTGATATTTTATTGATTTgattaacaaaaagaaacagttaTAAAATACCGCTTAGATAGTATTTGAGATAAGCATATggtaaatatttcacacaaacataatacgCCACACAGCGATGTCTGGCATTGCAGGAGACTGTGTAGAAAATGAAGTAATCACTAATTAATGATCggaaaattaatacttttatttccattAGTGGTGatctgtttgcattttttattaacaacatcagtttattttactttttaagcataaaacaccaaactTTCAAAGATAAGTAATATCCATCTGCCTGATCTTAGTTTAGGATTTGtttacccttttttttcttttttactcatACACTCAATGAAGCAATATCTACTAAGTTTACAATAGGAGTACAACACAGTGTTCACAATTCAGGTTTACCAAATGTACAATCGCTAATTTTTACTGGAGTAAgattttaatttgtaaacagCACTTAAGGCACTTTAGATATGAGCGATTTAAACAACAAGCGAATAACATTTGGATATAGTCTTTTAAGTAATACCGAAGTGCAAAATAAATGGTTTgaatacacatttttcttgcttAAATGAAAtgcttctttaatttcttttgtaaaatcttttccGTTATTTGTTCAGTAAGAGTAGAAATAGCAGCAATGAAAGTAAAGCACCAGATTTTAGCAGAATACTTGGAGATAAAGCAGCAGGAATGAAGGAAGTAATTGCGATGATCATGGAGCATGCTGTAGTTGAGTTGTTGAGCCCTTCCAGTTAAAAATGTTTGGGAAATCGACTGTGACCGACTCAGAATTAATTTCTGCACAAAGATTGTTAGTCATGCATATCAGTAATATTCGTAAAGTTTCCAACTTCTGAGTTTCGTGCaaagttttataaaaactgCTTTAACAAAACAAGTTATCAACCTAGcattttcttatgttttaacattttggtTTCAACGCACATATATAACTGATATATTCACATTACTAAGCAGAATGTGAAAAAGTGAGCACTCTAATTAAATACCTGTGATGTAGCCAGTTCCACAAGGAATTTGCATTTGAAATGCACGATAATGTGGATATAGTCTCTGCAGCCTTTGCTGTTCGCGAGGGCAAAGTACCACTTGGTCCCCAACCCGAAATGGATGTGTGACGGCTGTTCCtgcataataatattataaaatttacaaaatacgACATTACTTAAATATTTTCCGTACTCTTCTCTGTGTGAATATTTCAagatatttcattatttaagcGTCGGCATTGTATAGAAAGACGTTCTCTATGAAAAATGTTCTTACAGATTTACTGGTATTTGTACATGCTCTCACACCATGCACGATATTTTTTGTGCTTATTTCTGAGAATTGGCAAAATTTTAATGACTGTCTATGATATACGACAAAATGTTCCTCATCAATTGTCTACAAAGACCAATGTTTCTTCTCTTAACTCTTGTCAAGATTAAAGGTTTTCTTCCTTAATTGTGAAACATGATAAAACATGTACAAATCTGACTAAATAACCAGTGCCCACTTTTTAGATACATGCCTCCATGAGTCCAAATACATTAGCAAGGCTGCAAATCGTTTAAGACCTAGGCTTGTCCCTGGACATCTGTGATTTGATgatattaatattgttgttCTCTGCGCAATATTTTAAGGACTCCATACCGAGCAACCAGAACAGTATTTTTGCAAATTCTGCATAAGCATTTTTTCTCTAAGCTTATTcagatgtttgaaataaaagttgaGGATTTCTGGCAGCGTAGAAGTATAAACCCAAAGGTGTCATCACCTGTTAAGAACGCCAGCGGGACGTTTATTAAATGAAGACCAAACTTCGCTGCCCCTGTAACTAGAGTCAAAGATTTCTTTGAAGTCTTTCCGTCTTCCAGTGAAATTGATTCAAATTCTGCCAACAGTTGTTGCTCATCTGTTTCGCCACCACACACAATAAGTTCCCCTCCATTCAAACAGGCGCTGAAGTGACGCCGTCCAGTGAACTTGCCAACCTCTCTAAAGCTGACTGTTGAACTGATCATCTGAAAAGACATCAAACAGAGGCAAAGAATCGCTTTaatcataaaacatttcaatacTTTAGACTAGCAAAACCGCttgcaaaaaagtaaaataacaacaacatcaaaactgtgaaaaatgaaaagtgaaaaaaatagtgaGTATATTACGTGGATGAAAGGAGAGATATGGAGTTAACTTATATTCCTGCATCAAGTGGAATTAGGTGTACCTACCTATGTACGTATTGATAATTTTGTAGATGTATGTGcacatatttctcttttctctttttgtctaaATTTGTTTCTATGGATTGGCAAAATGCGATAAATTCTGTGAAAGGccgtaaaataatattttagcgTTTGTCCTCTATATTACAAGACAAATGGTCGCAAGAGAAACTTTACTTACGTCAGACGAGTGAtcattgctttctttcttcttcttcctgtcagacaaatgtttttctatGTTTTCAGCCAAGAGAAAGCTCTCCCACATAGACAAGACATCCCCTTCAGGTCTCACGACGTAAATACGTCCTCCATTGCTCAGTGCACGCGCACCGCACGTAGGTGTCGGAAGTCTTCCAGCTTGATAGGTGCAGCCACCCAGGGTGTCTACGCACTGCACCAAGTCTGTGGTGGCTCCATGACTATCCACCCCACCAAACAGGTAGATGCGGTGACCGAGGGTAGCGGCAGTGGTCTCTCGAACACCTAGGGTCAGCTGACAGAACACGCTCCATTCTTTGGTCTTTGTGTTGTACCTTAGGACACTTGACGAAATCATTTTCTCGCCATCAGCCATTTTCTGACGTCCACCAAGAACATAAATGGAAGAACTGATAGCAGCCATGGCGTGTTGTTCTCGACCTTCGTCTGGTAGAGAGGGCAGCACCTCCCACTCGTTGTCACCTGGTTTATAGACAGCAAAGAAGGTGGGCAACTGGGATCCACCGCTGACATAAACCTCGTTATACCACGTGCAACTGGCAAAGTCCAGTCCAGTATCTTCAGGCATGGGGGCGAGAATGTAAGGCttcataaaactgtttttcaagtTAAAAACGTATGTGTTCTTCAACGTTTTGTCACTCTCAGTGTAACCTCCAAACATAACAAGACGGTTCTTGATTTTCGGTGTGTTTAGAGGCCGAGGCTGCCGTGCGAGAATCCTTCTTCTGACTATTACATCGTttttttgttgacctttaatGTTGTAAGTCAAAGCTTCGTTAATTTGTTCTGCAACATAATCAgacatatatgaaaaaaaagcgTAGAGGAGACTGCAATAAAAAAAGCGCAGAACCTGCACAAAATCATCATAGCAAAACTTTCCAAACAAAAAgattatacttttaaaaagtataatattcgaaacaaaaaaaaaaaatagacgatttgtcatgaaattaactacaTTTACATGTTCTCTCTTTGAGACTCTCATGAAAACGAGCTTCATAATAAATGCACCAATTTTCTTAAgaatcagggttagggttgtacGAACCATGGCTtggtgtaaaagaaaaacaaagtactACTAGTTTAGCTCAAATTAGAAGACAACAAGGACTTCGTCTCCCTTTTTATATCCTTACCTTTGTTTATAAAGAGCTACAAGAAAGAACAATAGTGGGgctggctatatatatatatagcaaagttgatttataatttaattaccATGCATGACATCCCTGAAAGGATGGTTGAGGTAGATGACCGTCTCGCACAGATAATTTGAGCTGAGCTcagtaaagcaaataaaaggaaGTAGTTCGTCCAGATGAATCTTTCTTGTATCGGGATCCGCTTCAACCCAGCGCAGGATGGTCTTACAGACATCGTCCATGACGAGTTTCTGTTGTAGGGACAGAAGAATAAGAAGCATAGACTTGGGTAAGGTCAGCATATCATCCTGTGTCGACACGATTGAAATTTCCTCAGCAGCCATCTTGAGGGATGTTTTAGCCAGCTTGTCCAGATCGTATTTTTGAGCAAATAGCCAAGTTCCCAAACAAACAGCAGGCTGAAGGTTTTCTTGTAGAAACTCGACACAGTActcttctaaatatttaatctgCAGGTAGAGAGACATTTTGAGGATGTCCTTTGCGGTGTTATTGTCAACCATGTCTCTGCCCTTATAGAGGATCTCCATCAAATATCCAAAGGCCTCCGGAGAGACGTCTTCGTGGGTGATGTCAACCTGTCCTTTGGAAGCTTCTCGCCAATACGGTTTCAGTGACATCTTGAAGAACTCGGACACAGAGGCCAGCACCACTCGATGGCACGAGAATGTTTTTCCCCCAACcgccacagtgacgtcacaaaaatCTTCATCGTCCACTTGCTGTCCGAGACCGTGACAGACATTTGCGAAGGTCCTGTCTGTGAGATTCGAAGAAGGCATGGtatggatgttttggaaataaTCCTGCACATACAAAATGACGAACTACTTTATTATTGTAGCCTTCATATTAAATTACCGATTAAAATTAACATGAGAATAACATGCTGCAGTAGGTAGCAGAacatgaaacaaattattttacacctgcttcataattatttttcaccTTCTTGAGAAATGTGGGGGAAGCTTACTTAGAGGTAGGGCAACATTTCCGAGGTCTGTGAAACTAGGTAGGTACAATGTTCTTCAAACGACGGAACACTTGCACCGTGTCCAAAGGTTTaggaaaaagaatttctttttctttttaatattttatatgctAACATATTACAGGTGCGATAAAAACACGGCGAGAAAAAATCAATTGGTTTATGGAGCTGTTGACATAACTAGACCTTTATAATAAGACTGTTAACAAAAGTGACAACAAGAAGTGACCTTCAGGAAACTCTTCACATcttaggattaaaaaaaaactattttcaatcAGCTATCTTTTCCACAGAGTGAACTATATCGcattgaaaatttaattttttttcataaatattattctgctttaataagaaaaaaataacaggttTCGTACTATGAATTTTACAATATTAGGTATGCTTCACCTTTATATGTATTTCCTTAAGTGTTTGAGAGGTAGagagtttaaaaaatctgatttttaaTTGGTTATAGAACATAGGTCCAGCAAAGTTGTTCGTCTGTTAGAGTGAACTTTACGTCTTAAAATTTCTGTAAACATAATTGTCGCGTGTAGCAATGAATCCAATCGCTCTCCAGTGCAGAACAATCGACACGCACACATGAGACCACTACAAATAtacgtttaataataatataaaaaaaactaacgaaataaaaggaacaaggaaggaaacacaagaaaaaaaaatgggtcgAGGACGGAAGGGAACACCTATATCTACCACGCGCTACTCCCTTCCAACAACGGACTCACACATGGATAATTTCACTGAAATGCTCTCAAAACATTCCTTACCTCACTCTTCCCCTTGGGGACCGCTCTTTActgtttctttcctcctccagCCGTGCCCAAACAacgtcaaaaataaaacaaaattgcgtcataCAATAGTGACGCATCAAACCCCTCCTACCCTCTAGAGCCCCGGCTCGGGATGTGCCAGCACGCGACACGCGACAATAACACAGCTGTGGTGGAGTTTTAGACAAATATGCTCCAAAAATGAATTAAGAATCATTACATCGTAAAAAGAGAACATTTTCACCTCCATTGGCCAGCTAAACAAAACTTATTTTGTACTAATCTTACCACACTTTATGATACCCATTACCCCAGTTACACACATCAAAGACCACCTCAACGtagaataaatcaaaataacaaacatatcTGAGACAGAACATAAGAATAAAATACTGTCAAGAAATAAGCCATGTCTCTCTTGCCCTATTCTCACTTTCCTGTTGTCAAAGTTCATTAATTTGCAGAGACAAAAAAGTCACCATTAATAACGAGTGAGGTATCAAGAAGGATTATACTGCCAGTATTATTACTGATGAAAGTGAGTTTCTAGAGGCCTTGATGACAGTGAACGTCACAGATGGATGTTGCCTAGTCAACACTGTACATGCAGCAGCTGTGAGGTGAGAAACGAAAGTTTGTTGAGACACAGACCTCGAGTAAGGTTCTCCACAGGTAAGTATGAAGGCGCCGTTGTATCTTTATACGCTTCAAAAAGACAGGACAGTTTCAGTTTAAGTAGAATATGTCTAAACTTATTTTAAAGCTGAAGTCTTCACACttacatcatatatatatatattgtgataGTGTCTGTGAGGTGCGTAGATTGTCATTTCATTTTAGATATTGTAAACAGTTTCGTAGAACTGCTTCAGGTCATTTGAAGTTTTTATATCGTTTTGACATTATGTCTTGTTTACCTGACAAGTCGTACGGGACAAAGAAATGGCAAAACAGATACATCTGTGCTTAGTTAAAGTAAGCAATATCTCTATGATTTGATAAAGATTGTTAAAATGCAATATTCCGTCTATTGCATAGAAAAAAAAcgtaaagacaataaaacaattatcGAGACTTAAAcgaccattttttttcttaaagtaagAATTGCAATAttgcttgttttgttcttgAACCTTactagaaataaaattcattttttagtATTTCTCAATATCG
Encoded proteins:
- the LOC112568164 gene encoding kelch-like protein 25 — its product is MPSSNLTDRTFANVCHGLGQQVDDEDFCDVTVAVGGKTFSCHRVVLASVSEFFKMSLKPYWREASKGQVDITHEDVSPEAFGYLMEILYKGRDMVDNNTAKDILKMSLYLQIKYLEEYCVEFLQENLQPAVCLGTWLFAQKYDLDKLAKTSLKMAAEEISIVSTQDDMLTLPKSMLLILLSLQQKLVMDDVCKTILRWVEADPDTRKIHLDELLPFICFTELSSNYLCETVIYLNHPFRDVMHEQINEALTYNIKGQQKNDVIVRRRILARQPRPLNTPKIKNRLVMFGGYTESDKTLKNTYVFNLKNSFMKPYILAPMPEDTGLDFASCTWYNEVYVSGGSQLPTFFAVYKPGDNEWEVLPSLPDEGREQHAMAAISSSIYVLGGRQKMADGEKMISSSVLRYNTKTKEWSVFCQLTLGVRETTAATLGHRIYLFGGVDSHGATTDLVQCVDTLGGCTYQAGRLPTPTCGARALSNGGRIYVVRPEGDVLSMWESFLLAENIEKHLSDRKKKKESNDHSSDMISSTVSFREVGKFTGRRHFSACLNGGELIVCGGETDEQQLLAEFESISLEDGKTSKKSLTLVTGAAKFGLHLINVPLAFLTGTAVTHPFRVGDQVVLCPREQQRLQRLYPHYRAFQMQIPCGTGYITEINSESVTVDFPNIFNWKGSTTQLQHAP